From Aegilops tauschii subsp. strangulata cultivar AL8/78 chromosome 5, Aet v6.0, whole genome shotgun sequence:
CCCGGACTGCAAAAAAGTTATCCAAGAAGGAAACCGTGCACCAACACCGCCGTCGCCTACTCATAGATCATgagttttcaccctgaagaaagCCCGACTGGACTCCAGGCAATGCCGTCAACAAGGAGACGGATAGAGATCAGCCATTGCTAGGTACAACCAGTGAAGGTCAGACCTAGGGTTTTCACCTTGGAATAGTCAAGACTTTGTGCCCAAAGAGCACCACCAAGAAGAAGTCGCCCTATGTTATTGCCCCTGCTAGCCGAGATTGCTGCAAAACACTGATCAACCAGTCCACAGTCTTCACCACATCCAAACTCGCCTCTGTCATCACTTGAAATCTCAAACTCAACATGAGCGCCATCAAGATCCACTGGTAATTCGATCCGGCACAACCATCTTCAAATTCCCCATCATTATCAGCACCACGGTAATCGCTGGTAAATATGCCGTGGCGCACCATGAGTACATAATTAGGACCGAAAGTCCCCTTCTACTCCCGAGCTTATTTGAGCTCGGGATGAacccaaaaaaattaaaaaaacattcaaaaaattctgaatttttttgcgGGCAAACTTTGACAAATGTTCTCAGCGCTTGTTAAATTTCATCCCGAAATAACATTCATGGAAGTCATGCAAATGAAAACAAAAACAACACTTCAAAATGCTTTCGAAAATAGCATTTTGGGAGTGtcgatttttttaccacgacttCCATGAATGTTATTTCTAGATGAAAAGTTCCAAGAACTGAGAACATCTGTCAAAGTTTGCACtgaaaaatttcagaaatttttcattcatctattttttttattttgctgTTCATTAGGGAGTATCCGCTCGAGCTGAGGATAGCTGCATCCAATACCATAATTAGATACGGAATTACATCACATCATATCCAAAAGGGTGTGGCTAGGTCTCAGTCGACCGAGACTTAACTAAGTCTCAGTTAAGTGATATAGTatataaaaagaaaaaagaaaaactgaaaaGAATTTATTTTTTTTGCACGAGTCTCCATGCAAAATCAAAAGAAGATAGTATCGACTGAGACATAAcaaagtctcagtcgactgagacttagcAAAACTGTATCAAATACAAAAACACACATATACTGCTGAAGAAGAAAGTctatatactactccctccattccaaaatatagtaTGCTCGCGCTTCCCGAGGtccaactttgaccataaatttagcCCAACGAGACCGATTGCGGCGGGagaaaaaaattatataattAAAAACTTGTTTTGAATACGAATTCACCGGTATAACTTTTGCTCCCGCCGTTGTCGGTCTCGTTGTTTAATTTATGATCAAAGTTGAAATACGGGAATAAAGGAAGCAttatattttgaaacggaggaagTAGGTAGCAAGCATAGGTCGGGTGACCACCCTGAGATGGAGAGCTAACCTAAATTCCAAAACTAAATCGCAACTATTCAGGCGCGCACATTCATTGGTTCCAACTGCAGTGTCTTGACGCCAACCGCGACAGCCGCCCCTGTTCAGCTATCATAATCTCGTACAGAACAAACACTAATCAAACCCGTTTTGATACAAATCACAGATCGAATCTCTCTCCCTCAGAATTACTTACAGCAGCTAAACGGCGAGAGCATAATTTAACCGGCTAGGGACCGACGATTCGATGGAAAGGACGGCGCAGAACGTGCAGGAACGATGAGATGCGCTGTGCCTCAGTGTCTGCTAAGATAGACCTACAACGCAAAAGGTCCACTTGCCTCTTGCCACTGCCACCAAGGATCAGATTtggccagcacacaacacacacatcAACGGGAACAGGGTCGATCATACACTGAGAGTTGGTTTTTTTTTAACACACTACAAACGAAGTCGCTCACACCCATGAGCATACACTCACCTATATAAACGCACGCACGCACATCCTCCTCTTATGAGAATCACCTAGAGACTGAGCTGACATAGCATCTtaagattttacgaagtcactcATTGAACGACGTTGGCGGAAGCCTAAAATAAATTCAGGAATAACGCGAACACCAATGTCAAGTTTAGTACTTAAATTCTGATGGGCAAAGGATACCGCTGTTCTTCTAACCATGCAATCTCAGGTTGGTTCgtcatttttttagaaaaggaagatATACCACTGCCTCTGCATCCGGGCGATGCATGCagtcattttattaattattcacaaggACCTTAGAAAGTAATGCATCAGTAAGCCTGAAGTCTTCATCTTGGCAACATCTGTTGCTACTCCTATTCTCTTGATGAAGAGGTGCCGAATGTCTGAGCGAATACCAAACACGCaccaaagcctaacatctaaagccggacaCTCCATCCAAGCCACAATGCTGGGACTGGGTCACACATCGGTCCAACGCGCTCTCAGTAGGCACCACATGCGCACGTTGCAAGGGTCGTCACCACCGTCTTCCATTGATACATCTTCAGAGCAGATACTGACGCATCGGCCTTGCCAGgcctctctgccatcgacgccaccacgacgccagacagcgtCGTCCTCCTGCACGAGTCCATCGCGGCACATCGAACGCCGAATCTCCACTGCGCCATGCCGCCGAGTTCCGCCCCCATCAATGTGTAGGATGAAGCACCACTCCACCAAAGATGCCGTCCACTGGTCCCTCAAGCTCGTGTACACCTTcaagaatgacgcccccaagCGGGAAACGACACAAGAGCGCCGCCTTCATCCGCCGCCCAAGCTCAACTGGGTTAGGCGAGATCCGCGAACCCGGCAGCCACCACAGGAGCGGCTCCAGGGTGGGGTGGCCGCGCCTTCGCTGTCGCCGTCAAGATCCCGCCGCTCCTTGCCGCCGGATCACCGTGGTGATGTGTGTCGCCGCCGCCGTCATAGCCCACAGCACAGGCTTCACCGGTGTgatctccggcggcggcgagaggGAGGGAGGTTGGTTCGTCATACACTGAACCTTGTGGGAAATGCAAACAACCTAAAAAAAAGCACTCAATTCTCTCGCGTGTTCTTGAAAAAAAAAGCTCAAAGGACCTGTCGCTGCTTTTTATCGAatacatgtgtgtgtgtgtgacacGATGCACCTCCAACTGTTGCCTGCGCACTGCTGCATCGACGCCGGCCGTGCATGGAGGTACTGTTGCATGGTGCACACCCTGGTCCGATCTGGTCTGTTCTTTGGACCCTTTCCATAGTGTCATGACTCACGGGCCACCTTTAGTTGACACACGTACAACTGCACGTCGTCAGGACGTGTTCTTTTGCGTATACAGCTCCCGAGATTCCCGATCATCATGAGATGGACTTGACTTGTTTATTTTCACGATCGATCAGTGTCGATTCATTTTTTACTCTTTTTTCTGGCGTTCGATTTTCGTTTGCGTTCTCCCCGTTTTGGCCCCCGTAGGCCGCTATTTATAGCCCCTCCACCCCGTCCCATTGCTACACACACACATACGCCTCACACTCTCTGATCAGTCACCACAGTCTCGGTCTATCACGGTAGCACTAGCTTCAGCTAGGCACCCTCTTCCTCTCCGGGCATCTTCTTGCATCAACCACGGCAATGGCCACCGCTGACGTACGTATAGCTTGTCTAGATCGACTTTCCTTTTTCGCATGCTCTCGCATCGATGATCGTTTCGATCGGTTCTTTACCTTTTGATCTGCTTATATGTGTGATCTGACGAACGGCCGGGTGAGCATGATATTCATTGAGCTCGAGCTAGATTGGTTTGTGTACGTGTTGACATGTGCGTGGTGCTAATGAACGTAACTGTGCGTCGTGCAGGTCCAGAACCCATCGGCCGCGCTGACGGAGGAGGCGCCCGCGGTGGAGACGCCAGtggccgccgaggaggccgcgaagacggaggaggtccccGCGCCGGCGGAGGCCGAAGTCGAGGCGCCTGCCCCCGTCGAGGTTGAGGAGACCAAGGAGGAGGCACCGGCAGCCGCTGAGACGGAGGAGACCAAGGAGCCCGAGCCAGCAGCTGCCGCCGAGCCGGAGGCCG
This genomic window contains:
- the LOC109758473 gene encoding uncharacterized protein, encoding MATADVQNPSAALTEEAPAVETPVAAEEAAKTEEVPAPAEAEVEAPAPVEVEETKEEAPAAAETEETKEPEPAAAAEPEAEAPKEPEAPAVVETKEAVAEAEPAVVEEVKEEAAPAAEPEVAAVAEETPAAAEEAPAAAAEEPAAAVASVSV